The Hydrogenobacter thermophilus TK-6 genome window below encodes:
- the mqnE gene encoding aminofutalosine synthase MqnE translates to MNIVGLVEKVQDKNLRRIGEKVLKGERLSPEDAIYLFYSSELAYIGALSEYINRKKNGMFAYFIVNRQINPTNVCIYQCSFCAFGVTKSDPRAYEMSLEDILKKVGETYAQGGREVHIVGGIPHHWKAEDYVRLVREVKRAFPEITVKAWTAIEIHHMSKISGRSYEDILKELKDAGVEVLPGGGAEIFSERVRSIIAPYKANAQEYLEVHRTAHKLGIPTNATMLYGHVETYEERVEHMLKLRELQDETGGFQVFIPLAYWPEGTKLGGKRTSSVDDLKTIAISRLFLDNFEHIKAYWVTLGEKVAQIALNFGADDIDGTIEEEKIVHSAGTKSAYGHSRERLIKLIKDAQKIPVERDTFYRPVSIHS, encoded by the coding sequence ATGAATATAGTAGGACTTGTAGAGAAGGTGCAGGATAAAAACTTAAGGCGCATAGGTGAGAAGGTCTTAAAGGGTGAAAGGCTCTCCCCAGAAGATGCTATTTACCTCTTTTACTCATCGGAACTTGCCTATATAGGAGCTCTATCCGAATACATAAACAGGAAGAAAAACGGCATGTTTGCTTACTTTATAGTAAACAGGCAGATAAATCCCACCAATGTGTGCATATACCAGTGCAGTTTTTGTGCTTTTGGTGTCACTAAATCGGACCCAAGAGCTTACGAAATGAGCCTTGAAGATATACTTAAGAAGGTAGGGGAAACTTACGCACAAGGTGGAAGGGAGGTGCACATAGTGGGAGGTATTCCTCACCACTGGAAGGCAGAAGACTATGTAAGGCTTGTCAGAGAAGTTAAGAGAGCCTTTCCAGAAATCACGGTAAAAGCTTGGACTGCCATAGAGATACACCATATGTCAAAAATATCTGGAAGGTCTTATGAGGACATCCTCAAAGAGCTAAAGGATGCGGGCGTTGAGGTCCTGCCAGGAGGCGGTGCGGAGATATTCTCCGAGAGGGTAAGAAGCATAATAGCACCATACAAGGCAAACGCACAGGAGTATCTTGAGGTACACAGAACAGCCCATAAACTTGGCATACCCACTAACGCCACCATGCTTTACGGTCATGTGGAGACTTACGAAGAGAGAGTGGAGCATATGCTAAAACTCAGAGAACTTCAGGACGAGACGGGAGGTTTTCAAGTTTTTATACCCTTAGCTTACTGGCCAGAGGGAACTAAGCTGGGTGGTAAGAGAACATCTTCGGTAGATGACCTTAAAACCATAGCCATATCAAGACTTTTCCTTGATAACTTTGAGCACATAAAGGCATATTGGGTAACGCTTGGCGAGAAAGTTGCTCAGATAGCTCTCAACTTTGGAGCGGATGATATAGATGGCACCATAGAGGAAGAAAAGATCGTGCACTCCGCAGGTACAAAATCCGCATACGGACACTCAAGGGAAAGACTTATAAAGCTCATAAAAGATGCTCAAAAGATACCTGTGGAAAGAGACACCTTCTACAGACCTGTGAGCATACACTCCTGA
- a CDS encoding DUF542 domain-containing protein, producing MIDKSMTVNELLRSYPQVQALLEKYYIDYCCGGHRTLEEVAKEHGFDLNEFLEEVRILITKLNKGA from the coding sequence ATGATAGACAAAAGTATGACGGTAAACGAGCTACTCAGAAGCTATCCTCAGGTACAAGCTCTCCTTGAAAAGTACTACATAGACTATTGCTGTGGAGGACACAGGACGCTTGAGGAGGTGGCAAAAGAGCATGGTTTTGACCTTAACGAATTTCTGGAGGAGGTAAGAATACTCATTACAAAGCTTAACAAAGGAGCTTAG
- a CDS encoding cupin domain-containing protein — MKVNLLKVPFDESRTRHTLAYDSKEARLVVFSMPPGSEVPPHTSPSRVLLYCAKGSGEFLKGKDWIAVEEGDVVACEPLEPHGMKASTPMIVVATIAPAP, encoded by the coding sequence ATGAAAGTAAATCTTCTGAAAGTGCCCTTTGATGAGTCAAGGACCAGGCACACCCTTGCGTATGACTCCAAGGAGGCGAGGTTGGTGGTTTTTTCCATGCCACCGGGAAGTGAAGTGCCTCCTCACACAAGCCCCTCAAGAGTGCTCCTGTACTGTGCAAAGGGAAGTGGTGAATTTCTAAAAGGTAAAGATTGGATAGCGGTAGAAGAAGGTGATGTGGTAGCCTGTGAGCCTTTGGAACCTCACGGTATGAAGGCAAGCACCCCTATGATAGTAGTTGCCACGATAGCACCCGCACCTTAA
- a CDS encoding LysM peptidoglycan-binding domain-containing protein, whose protein sequence is MKREVLALGISVLLGFAYAKECEYYKIQKGDTLTGIAKKKGVSVEDILSHNKHLDPNRVKVGEKICIPTGYVKSVRAKTKEYDYYVVERGGRLEHVAKRLGLPVKELEELNPKYKGAWLEKGTKVKVPKGVLKAEQTKEATTRAKQDYDYYVMQKGGKLEHVAKRLGVPLKELEALNPEYKGKFLSKGTKVKVPKGEEKEEKKVAEESYDFYTVERGAKLEHISKKLGISLKTLEKLNPEYKGVWLKKGTRVKIPKGTAKSEEIPGGKTKVSYVKHRVRRGETISSIAEKYGVSTKEVMRVNHLKSKKLHVGMVLKIPVSAVAKEEKTPKLGEKNTASIPEERQAPPTEIKVSKGSIPMPVDGKVVKSTRGVDIITNCGEAVRSVDDGKVIYSGDDLQAYGNMVIIEHGDFISLYAYNSKNMVKRGETVSKGQQIATAGTKNNSGECMLHFELRTKDGVPLDPTEYLRNAQ, encoded by the coding sequence ATGAAGAGAGAGGTTTTAGCGTTAGGTATTAGTGTATTGTTGGGTTTTGCGTATGCCAAAGAGTGCGAATACTACAAAATTCAAAAAGGTGACACATTAACAGGCATAGCTAAGAAAAAAGGTGTGAGCGTAGAAGATATACTGAGCCATAACAAGCACCTTGACCCTAACAGGGTAAAGGTTGGTGAAAAGATATGCATACCTACGGGTTATGTAAAGTCAGTGAGGGCAAAAACTAAGGAGTATGATTACTATGTGGTGGAAAGAGGAGGAAGGCTTGAGCATGTAGCCAAAAGGTTAGGACTGCCTGTAAAAGAGTTAGAGGAGCTAAATCCAAAGTATAAGGGTGCTTGGCTTGAAAAAGGCACAAAGGTAAAAGTACCAAAGGGAGTTTTAAAAGCCGAGCAAACCAAAGAAGCAACCACAAGAGCAAAACAAGATTACGACTACTATGTGATGCAGAAAGGAGGGAAGCTTGAACATGTAGCTAAAAGGTTGGGTGTGCCTCTAAAAGAGTTAGAAGCTTTAAATCCAGAATACAAGGGTAAATTTTTGAGCAAAGGTACTAAGGTAAAGGTGCCTAAAGGAGAAGAAAAAGAGGAGAAGAAAGTTGCAGAAGAAAGCTACGACTTTTACACCGTTGAGCGTGGTGCAAAACTTGAGCACATATCCAAAAAACTTGGCATATCGCTAAAAACCTTAGAAAAGTTAAATCCAGAGTACAAAGGTGTCTGGCTCAAAAAAGGTACAAGAGTAAAGATACCCAAGGGAACGGCAAAAAGCGAGGAAATACCGGGGGGGAAAACTAAAGTAAGCTATGTCAAACACAGGGTAAGAAGGGGAGAGACCATTAGCTCTATAGCAGAGAAGTATGGCGTGTCCACAAAGGAGGTCATGAGAGTAAATCATTTAAAAAGCAAAAAGCTGCATGTGGGTATGGTGTTAAAAATTCCAGTCTCAGCGGTAGCAAAGGAGGAAAAAACTCCAAAACTCGGTGAGAAAAACACGGCAAGCATTCCCGAAGAGAGACAGGCACCACCAACAGAGATAAAGGTCTCAAAGGGCAGTATACCCATGCCTGTTGACGGCAAGGTGGTAAAATCTACGAGGGGTGTGGACATTATAACCAACTGTGGAGAAGCTGTAAGAAGCGTTGACGACGGAAAGGTTATATACAGCGGTGATGACCTTCAAGCATACGGCAACATGGTGATAATAGAACACGGAGATTTTATATCACTTTACGCATACAACTCCAAAAATATGGTAAAAAGGGGTGAAACAGTCAGTAAGGGACAGCAAATAGCAACCGCAGGTACAAAAAACAACTCGGGGGAGTGCATGCTTCACTTTGAGCTTAGAACAAAAGATGGTGTGCCACTTGATCCCACCGAATATCTCAGGAATGCTCAGTGA
- a CDS encoding acylphosphatase, translating into MVAYRVFLSGIVQGVGFRAYTKTLAESYGLDGWVRNMPDGRVEVFVQGDKDTVWDFFKKLSEGPPLSKVELMEIRKEVIRDEERGFSVRY; encoded by the coding sequence ATGGTTGCTTACAGAGTTTTTTTGAGCGGGATCGTTCAGGGAGTAGGCTTTAGAGCATACACAAAAACCCTTGCGGAGAGTTATGGTCTTGATGGATGGGTTAGAAACATGCCCGATGGAAGGGTTGAGGTTTTTGTTCAGGGGGACAAAGACACAGTGTGGGACTTTTTTAAAAAACTCTCCGAAGGTCCACCCCTTTCTAAGGTGGAACTCATGGAGATAAGAAAGGAGGTAATAAGAGATGAAGAGAGAGGTTTTAGCGTTAGGTATTAG
- the ispH gene encoding 4-hydroxy-3-methylbut-2-enyl diphosphate reductase: MVEIVVAEHAGFCFGVKRAISIAEQSSELSKQGKRVFTMGPLIHNPQEVERLRKKGVELLYTEDALKSGDTVIIRSHGIPPKKERQLKELGLNVMDATCPYVKAVHDAVVKLSQEGYFVVLVGEKSHPEVIGTLGYLEESGGKGTVVESFDDLKAVLGKDKVGIVAQTTQNEQFFKEVVGEIAIWAKEVKVINTICNATSERQEDVYKLAPEVDVMIIIGGKNSGNTRRLYEISRSLNLNSYHIETADDIKPEWFIGVKRVGITAGASTPDWIINSVVERIREVSKEEQNEYSRTCREGAG, from the coding sequence ATGGTAGAAATAGTGGTGGCAGAGCATGCAGGTTTTTGCTTTGGAGTTAAAAGAGCTATAAGTATTGCAGAGCAATCTTCCGAGCTTTCCAAACAGGGCAAAAGGGTCTTCACCATGGGACCCCTCATACACAACCCACAGGAAGTAGAAAGGCTGAGAAAAAAGGGTGTTGAGCTTTTATATACTGAAGATGCACTCAAAAGCGGAGATACCGTCATAATAAGGTCTCACGGCATACCCCCCAAAAAGGAAAGACAGTTAAAAGAGCTCGGTCTTAATGTGATGGATGCCACATGCCCCTATGTGAAAGCAGTCCATGATGCGGTGGTAAAACTCTCTCAAGAGGGTTATTTTGTGGTGCTGGTGGGAGAAAAGAGCCATCCTGAAGTGATAGGCACGTTGGGTTATCTTGAGGAATCTGGCGGAAAAGGCACTGTGGTGGAAAGTTTTGATGACCTAAAAGCAGTTCTGGGTAAAGACAAGGTAGGCATAGTGGCACAGACAACCCAAAACGAACAGTTTTTTAAGGAGGTGGTTGGAGAGATAGCCATCTGGGCAAAAGAGGTAAAAGTAATAAACACCATATGCAATGCAACTTCCGAGAGACAGGAAGATGTTTATAAGCTTGCTCCGGAAGTTGATGTAATGATCATAATAGGTGGTAAAAACAGTGGAAACACAAGGAGGCTTTATGAAATATCCAGAAGTTTAAACCTCAATAGCTACCATATAGAGACTGCGGATGATATAAAGCCTGAGTGGTTTATTGGGGTCAAAAGGGTAGGAATAACTGCGGGCGCATCCACACCTGATTGGATCATAAACTCTGTGGTGGAAAGGATAAGGGAAGTTTCTAAGGAGGAGCAAAATGAATATAGTAGGACTTGTAGAGAAGGTGCAGGATAA